The Lolium rigidum isolate FL_2022 chromosome 2, APGP_CSIRO_Lrig_0.1, whole genome shotgun sequence genomic interval tttgtggacaaagttttgAGCTAGttatccacttatttgtggatggagggagtattcagCTAGCAGATAGTGTACGTTGTGAGGTCAGGTCATCATCATGTAGTGTCGTGCATGTACGGGTGTGTGGGTGATAACTAAGCCATGGATATGCATGCGTGGATACGAGTTCAGATTCTCAACCTATTACCGCTCTTCTTCTTGGTTCAGTTAGAGTCATTTTACGGTACATCATATATTTTTGGGTGCATACCAGCTGTGATCCAACGGCCCAGATgttttatggtctatgtaaaaatagaaaattcattttgtgaaaagccttatttttagcacatGGTTTTTCCTTTTTATACACGGCACACGAAAAGTTGATTTTTCATGAGACAACTTTGTGAGCtcatagcacgtgaagatgtatgtgcaaattttttgttttatatattTTGACAATTTAAATTGTtcctaagatgcatttcaaaataaatacTCCCATGCCCCAAAATGCCACTCCATGGTTAAACTTTTATTCAATTGGTTGTCGGGTAGTCCTCTTCGTGCCAAATGGCGCGAGGACGGCTAGGACCTCACCTCTATCGTACTAGTAAATATCTTATTGTCACCTTTTTTAAAGTGGTTGTATATTAATTAAGACATAATATTTTGATGACAATAATTGCAAGTTGCGACACGCAGGTGGGGACCGCACTTAGCAGAACACCTCTACTCAACTCTCTACGATTAAATTGACATAATTCATGCGCGACCTTGTTACAGGTTCTATTAATCTTTGAAATTTTCACTTGCCTATCAGGTGGCTTCTTCACCCTAAACTCATTTGCCATGATACTGACTTCAGATCTATCCATTTTTCCTTCCTGGAAAACCTCAATGATCGAAGAGCTATATGATTTGATAATCAGGTCACCTTCAGAGTTGTTTAAAGCAACTTGCATGCCATTTAGACACACAATTGCTTCAGCCACAGAGGCCGATTGACAATGGAGTATTAAGCCCCAAGCTGAACAGATCATGTTTCATGAATTATCTCTAATTACTGCGTCCCAGGAGCCAGTCTTACCTTTAGAAAGAAAGCTtgcatcaacattgcaatttatcCACCCTTCCTCTGGTTTTATCCAAgtgttattttcattttttccttCAGGCATGGGCCCTGTCTATGACCATTTCCATGTAAAACAATACTTTTTTCCTTTCCGATCAGCAACAACATGACCTGCAGCTGTACCTTGACCAGTAGTGAGATAGTTTTGTAAAATAACGAATCGAATTATCCACTGAAGCCAGGCCATTATCAAAGATGATATTGTTTTAATGATGCCAAGCCCTCCACTATAGGAACAACATTTTACTTCTTTGGTCATGATATAGGTTGTCCAGAAGAACCAAAACCCAGTTAGGACCAGTGTGAGTTAACTTTGATTTTGGGGGAAGCTTCCAGGGATTTTTCAGGCCTTGTCTCAAGGCTATAACTTTAGTGCAAACTACTGTAGCATGGTATCCAGTCTCCTCTTCCATCCCATGGATAGTACACATATGCATGACATTTGGAAGCTTGCGGGCTCTATTAACCTCTACAGCAATATTATTAGTAGCGAGCTTCCAAGTAAATATTTTTACCTATGGAGGCACATTTGTACTCCAAATGACTTTCCAAAGATTCCTATCACCATTTTGCCAACTGCTTGAATAGGAGGTGGTTCATTTTTCAGGTCCAGCGCAAAATTGTAAGCGATTCTGATAGTGAACATGCCATGGTTTTCAAGTGTCCAGGAAATAAAATTCTCCTCATCATTGGATGGAAGTCTAATAGTTAAGACAACATCAGCATCATAAAGATATTACGAATAACATCTTCCTTCCAGGTGTGGTCATGGTGGTTTATCAATTGAGAAACTCTTCTTAACCGTGAAATTGTTTACATAGCATATATTTTCATATTTCCCCTTGGTACCCATTTGTCTCTCCAAATACGTACTATAGCCCCATTACCAACTCTCCGCATAGCCCCTTTCTTCAAGAGCTCTAGGCCATGCATTATTCCCTGCTATCCATGGAATGTGTTCTGGATGAAAGTTGTGTCCATTAGTTCCCCCTACGGGTAGTATTTTTCTTTCAGCAATTTTTCACAAAGATTGTCAGGGAAGGCAATCAACCTCCAGGTCATCTTTGCTAGCGGAGCTTGGTTAAAAAGAAGATCTTTAAAACCCATGCCTCCTTGTCCTTTCCTTTTTGTTATTTTATCCTAGGTCATCCAGTGCGAATGTCTTCTTTCTTTATCATCACCCCATGAGAAGTCTCTAGTTAATTTCATCAAATGTTCACAAAGCCCTTCAGAGAACTTAAAAACACTCATTGGGTAAGTGGGGATGGCATGGGTAACAGATTTTATCAGAACATCCTTCGCTCCACTAGACGCATATTTTTCAGCATAGTCTGTGAACttatttttttaatttctctTTAACTAGCTGAAATTTACCATCTTTTATGCGCCCTTCTAGCCCTGGCAAACCTAGGTACTTTTCCTCAGAACCTATAGTTTGGATGTCCAGAATGGAAGCCAGTACTTGGCTCCGATCCTAGGAACACTTGTTCCCAATAAGCAAGGAACATTTACCGGGGCTTAGGAGTTGTCATGTTGCCTCCTCATATTTTTTTTAAGACTACTTTGACCTTGCTTGCTTGATCTGAGTTGGCTTCAAGAAACAACAGACTATCGTCTACGAATAGTAAATGAGAAACACCGGGGCTTCGTCTACACACTTTTAGCTCTGTAATtcttccttcatcaatttctttcgAAGATGTCTTGGTAGGCCATCCGCAACAAATATGAAAAGATAGGGTGATAATGGGTCACCTCATATATATAGCATGTTTCAAAAACTAAATGAGGCTTGCATCACCGGAAATCCACTTTAACTCATACATGTGAATGAACCTACTGCCCAAAAGATTTATTTAAAATGTGTAAAAAATGCGGAAAAAAATATTTAAACGTACATCCGGTCATTCTATGTTACTACCTCTGTTCCATATACACCGTTTTAGCAAAATATTTTTGTGTCCTAAAATGGCTTATATTATGGAACGAGTGATAGGACACAAAGTTTCTCTAAATGGAGCATCCATTATGACCCTGTAAAAAGATATTTTTTTGTGCTCAAAGATAACTTTTCATTAGACATTTTATTTTTGTCCTTTTGTCTTTTCTCCACAAAACTTTCTGTGGGAACAAAGAGTATCCGGAAGTCATGCTGAAAAttttcggaaatacttttgtatttACACGAATGGGTGTGTGTGACACCATCCGTTTCCTTTGGGGTTCCGATAAAAGGAGGAGAGATAAAGCTATTTTTATCTACCAAGGTGAGCATGAATCTCGAGGAATCCATtcttgatttttttagatttttttaaattttgcgaTGCATTTTTCGTAATGAGTGCATCTAGACCTATGACACAAAATACAATGACCAATGAGGCAATATTATATGTCCCAATATCTTCTTTTCAAAAGATGTCTGAGAGTGCATCGAGAATAAACATGACAAGTCCTTTTCTGAAAAAGAAtttgaaaaaatcaaaattttagaAATAATCCCAAATACACATGATGCTAAGATGTTACGAATTCTGAATAAAATAGCAACTATGAATATATAATTTATCTTGTTTTTGTATGTCACAAATCTTCATGTTTTTATACCATATTTTGTTAGTAGCGtcatatatatttttatataaatTATACCTTTTCAGATGTCAAAATATTTTTTCTAAATAAAGAGGGAGCCAAACATCCATCCATATTGTTTTGTTTATTTTTCCCAAAATAATATTGGTACAAGTGCGCAAACACCTGCAGGCAATATGCCCCCATATTTTCTCACTGCAACTAGAAACGAAGGAAAATTAAGTGTTCTAGATCCAACTTGTTCCAGATGTAACCATAAATGCCAACAAGATGTTGCTAGATAATACTTGGGGCTATCGAGAATTTGTTTGGTTCTCCCAAATCTTGACAATTTTGTAATTTTTCCAATAAATCAAGATATGTGTATGTATGCAACCGCACACACAAAATTCTTAGTTGGAAGCGTGCAGCACGTAGATGAGGTTACTCATGGCTGGGAATAATTTGGATAAAAATTCCCTTTAGGTGGATACGTGAAGAACAAGGTAAAAAACTAAGATTTTGACAGCATTGCCACAAAGACACATTTGTGTATTATATAATTTCGATTTTGTATTCAATATACCCACATAGAGATATGAAAACATAAATTCATATACTCTCTCCGTCCGGTAATGCAAGGTTACATATCATCCAAAAATACATGATTGGATTCAGTTTCAAAGAACATTCCGATGATATACCTTTGGATGACTTattatatttttttcagaaatgGGAGCcacgccccagcctctgcatcaatagatgcacacggccgtGTTTTTTATTGCAACGTACGAGTATATAATTCAATTATTACAATCATGGATCCACTAAGGTTGAaacaaaaatcaaccacaaaAAATGATAAAGATTGGACCGCTAAACATTTGCAATTCTATTGATGTGCCTCCAACCAGTAGCCTGGAAGAAGAAATACTGGACAACCATCAAGAGTCGGTTAGATCCAGCAACCACGTCTCCCCTTTGGTCCTCCGGGAGCAATAGAGTCCATTGCTGAATCCAATGCACAGCTcgtcgaataacctgcaaaaaattagtttcctttttttttgtttcttttttgcgGGTAGTTCCCTTTTGTTTGTTAAACACAAGATCATTTCTGCTTGTCCAAATAGCCCAACATAATGCTGACACACCCATCCGCATGTTAGCTTTATCCATTCCGATGATATACCTTTGGATGAATTATTATATTTGGTTGATTAAATTATTAGTCAGTTTGACACGAAAAACGTAGTAGCTTCTATTGATGAACGGAGGGAGCACGAGTAATAGCCAAATCATGTACTCACAAATGTAAACTTTTTCTCACTCTATGGTTAGAATTGGAATTGAGAATTTTGTGTACACTGAGTCTTGTGACCAATCACATGTTGAATTAATTATTATTATGTGACAAAAGGCAATATATTTATGGGGCACGCTTTGATTTAAGTTTTGATGAAATTTGTGTGAACACATCTGACGTTCTCAGTAGATGGAATATACAGATAGGCATCTTGTATGTTAATGTGGACATGTTGTCAGTACTATATCGACCGTGACACAACTCCGGAATGGTTGTCAAAATTTTGCGGACCATCTGGCCCTGCCGGCTGCCACTTCGTGGCTCGTGTGGCATTGTCCTAGGTCCTAGCATCTTCCGGCGTCTGCTAGCTGATGTGCTTCACGCCTTGGTTTGTCATGTAAAGAGAAACACTCTCCGTCTCCTGCCATATGTTCCTGATTTGCTCAGCTCCTCTGCCCCGGCCAGCCTATAAATACACTGTCCGTCTCCTGCCATGGATGCACAAACACCAAACCAAGCTCATCTCCATCCGCCACATAAACACAATGGAGTTGGCAACAGGGCCAGTGTTCTACAGGGGCCTGCTCCCCGTCGACGTGAAGAATGTGAAGCCGAACTCGAAGGGCATGCACAGCCTGCCCAAGCCGGTCATGGTTGTCGCCCCGACGGAGGAAGGGACGTACCCTGTCATCGTGTTCCTGCACGGCTGCAACTTGGCGAATCACTACTACGAGCAGCTCCTCAGGCATGTTGCCTCCCATGGATTCATAGCAGTGGCGCCGCAGGTAAATAGCTAGGTTTTGCTGCATCTCGGCACCACCTTCCTTCTCTTACTGCCCATTTTTCATGCAATTCAGGGATATCTATctattattatatactaaaagcacaatacgtgGTTCTGAAATAGAGGCGCCACGTTAAACCACATCATTCTAATTATTTTgtcagttagatctaaaatttacggctaTGATTTCACGATTTTACGTAACATGCTCATATTATTTTAGAAGTACAAACATGTCAAATTAGTGGACCCATATTGTTATTTGTTATTTGTTATTTGTTATTTGGTAGGAAAAGCAAAATTGATTTGGTGTCTTATCTTACGCATGGACTACCACAGATATAATTAAAGCTGTCACGTCTGTTAACAAAACAAAGAAAACGTGTACTATGGTAGTTGCAAGAAAGATGGCTAGAACGTGGCCATAACGTATGCCTCCATTAGATCAAAAGAAAAGAAGCTTCGTCcgttaaaaaaaaaacatttgaagAACGTGTATGGATCAAAATAAAAGAAGCTTCGTCCGTTTAAAAAAGAGATATGGACTATAACACGTGAGAAAGAGACCGACCCAACCATGTTATGAATGACATCAGCTTCAtggacaaaaaagaaaaaatatcctGGTATCTGTAAAAAATAAGAAAACTGCCATATATTGCAGTCTACCCATCCTATGAaatatgtcttagatttgtctcaAATTAGATATATCATGACATTATTTAGCATATTGATTATGATTTTTTCTTGGTAGGCAAAAAATACATGGTTGTAATGGTATTTCCCATAAATACCGTCTAAATATCGGCCAAGATTTGTCAAACAAATTTACtattttgtcaaaattttatgaAAATAATTGAGAAAATTATTTGAATACCGGAGAATTTCGTTCGGTATTATTTGTTTTCGATGGTAACCAGTAAAAACAGGTTTCCACCAAAATATCAAAATACCAGCTCGAAAAAATATGACCTAGATACatataaatttagataaatctaaaacATGTTTCTGGGACAAAGGAAATACATCTCTTCTCATTTTTACAACATGGTTGATTTTCTCAATCTACTACCGTCGTGCCATTTAACTAATAATTATTGCCTCCCATCCGTGCCCACACTTCGTGCACATCTTTTAAATACCAACAAAGTATCTTTCATCTCACATGCTCTAAAAAATATGATTGTAACACATGTAGATGTGAGTGAGTTGTAGATTTACAAACTAATAAACAACTTACATTTTGTAACAAAATATTGTTAGTGAATTTCACCAAGTATATATCACATCAACCTTGGCCATAACAAGATCTTTCTTCGGCAAATATGCCAATAAAACAAACTTATTGAATATTGATAATTTAATTGGATTTTTAGAAATAGATATATGCATGATTAATTTAAACTTAGGACCATGATATATGGCAAACGTGAGAGTTCTACCACAGCGGCACGGCATGATCTAGGGTGCTCCTTTAAATCTGCATGACGGTGCTTTTCCACAAAAAAAAGAAGTTGTCACCCCTCCCACAACGAAAAATACCCTTTCAACTTACGTTCTCCGTCACACCACGGGGTAAACGCTTGCACGCTCGGCACTCCGAATATCCCAAACTTTAATACCATTGTCTTACTAAGAGGTAAAAGGATATACGAATGTGCCGATTTCTAAACTGACATGTATTTTTGCAATTAGGTAAATAAATAAGAGGAAAATTTACTTTAAGTTAAATAAAATGAAGATGTCATGCATAATATTGTCTGTGGAACAAGTGATGTCCTCgcattgcgagggccaccttgctagttactCTTACATTGGTTGTTGCATGACGAAGGGAATACGTAAAAACTCTCTCGTACTCATCGACATCGTACTCCTATATTAATTGGTTGATGCATGACGAGGCAGTGAAACCTCAATTGCAACAGCAAAAATGAATTTAATTTTAATGGTGGGCCGCTGCCCGCTGGACAAACTAATGAATGGAACAGGTAAAAATCTGCACGTTAGCTAGGAACGAGAACGATCTACACAAACAATGTTTAAGACCGGATGAAATGGAGATACTTTTTTCACGATATATACTACTCTCATCTTCCACTCACACTAGCTTGTGCCAACAGCTCTACTGGATGACGTTCATCGAAGACGACAGTAGGGACGTAAACGCGGCAAAGCAAGTCACGAACTGGCTCGCAGCGCAGGACGGTCTCCAGTTCGTCCTCGAGAACAAGTTCAAGCTTAACAGCGTCAAGCCTGACCTGTCCAAGTTGGCTCTGGCAGGCCACAGCCGAGGTGGGCACGCAGCGTTCGCCCTAGCCCTGGGGTTGGGGAACCCCATGATCAAGCTGGCCCTCAAGTTCTCTGCCCTCATCGGCGTCGACCCGGTGGCCGGGAAAGCCACGGGCTGCCAGGTTCCACCAGAGATCCTCACGTTCAAGCCCCGCTCTCTCGACGTGGGGATGCCTGCCCTTGTCCTGGGAACCGGGAAGGGCCCGGAGCATGTTGGCGGTCCTCCCTGCGCACCGGCAGGGGTCAACCACGCCGCGTTCTACGACGAGTGCAAGCCGCCGCGCTACTACTTCGTGGCCGAGGAGTACGGACACACGGACATGCTAGATGACGACGCGCCCTACATCGTCGATAAATGCATGTGCAAGAGGAACGAGAATGGCACCAAAAACCTTGCCAGGCAGAGCATGGGAGGAGTCATGGTCGCATTCCTTAGAGCTATCCTGGAGAAAAACAATGAAGATCTTAAGGCCATACTTGATAACCCAGGGCTCTCGCCGGCCATACTGAACCCGGTTGAACATGATTTGGCATGAATGCTCAAGCCTCATGGCAAAGGGTAGTTACATCGGAAAATAACTACTTGTCCTAAATAAGCGTTAATGTGTGGATGATGTATCTGTGCTTCCTACGTGTGTTGCATACTGTAATAATCTGTTCACCAgggaataaaaaataaaaatacctATTATTATTATTCTAAAAACAAGCAGTATGATGCACTTTTTTACCATCTGGCATGCTTTATTGCAATGCCGTATGCCACGACCATTCGGATCAGAAGCTCTCTACACGATAGCAGTGACGATGACCATGATCTTGTTTTTTTTGCAAATCGGACCCAGCATTAAAAGAAACATTAAATAGTACGAAGCACCTCAACAAAAACGAAACTTACAACGAAAGCTTTGAGATGCCCTTCGTCTTCAACTCCAGACCATGTCGATGGCGCGCTGACACTGCCACTTCTCCCTGAGTCGGCCTGACGTTGTTAGTTGCGGATAGGGAATCACTGAACATGTCAAGAAGGTTGCATCCGTCCCGAGACGAAGAGGAAGGAATAaccgtcgatgaagctccttggcAACCTAGAGATCCGTACATCCAGATGA includes:
- the LOC124691054 gene encoding chlorophyllase-1-like encodes the protein MELATGPVFYRGLLPVDVKNVKPNSKGMHSLPKPVMVVAPTEEGTYPVIVFLHGCNLANHYYEQLLRHVASHGFIAVAPQLYWMTFIEDDSRDVNAAKQVTNWLAAQDGLQFVLENKFKLNSVKPDLSKLALAGHSRGGHAAFALALGLGNPMIKLALKFSALIGVDPVAGKATGCQVPPEILTFKPRSLDVGMPALVLGTGKGPEHVGGPPCAPAGVNHAAFYDECKPPRYYFVAEEYGHTDMLDDDAPYIVDKCMCKRNENGTKNLARQSMGGVMVAFLRAILEKNNEDLKAILDNPGLSPAILNPVEHDLA